The proteins below are encoded in one region of Pseudophryne corroboree isolate aPseCor3 chromosome 8, aPseCor3.hap2, whole genome shotgun sequence:
- the BRD3 gene encoding bromodomain-containing protein 3 isoform X2 — translation MSAATAAAQAPQGPVNLPPPEVTNSNKPGRKTNQLQYMQNVVVKTLWKHQFAWPFYVPVDCIKLNLPDYHKIIKNPMDMGTIKKRLENNYYWSANECMQDFNTMFTNCYIYNKGTLEDVHLGIDGVIRDLSTDDIVLMAQALEKIFLQKVAQMPQEEVELLPPVPKGKGKKPTPPAAQTPVIAEPEPPVEKPPPPPSPKPVVVDRTSPKSTVVERSPPKPVVVERSSGRRSEPPVERRRERYKAASQAAAMSTVSPTVQLTNIAPLVSQTPVIAATPVPTITANVALPAATTAPQPPPAAPVSVAPVVPPAAPVIKQKKGVKRKADTTTPTTSAITASRSESPVPVIEPKQAKVSNRRESTGRPIKPPKKDLEDGEIPQHAGKKGKLTEHLKYCDSILKEMLSKKHAAYAWPFYKPVDAEALELHDYHDIIKHPMDLSTVKKKMDGRDYPDAQAFAADIRLMFSNCYKYNPPDHEVVAMARKLQDVFEMRFAKMPDEPPEAPAPPPAAAPVVSKSMESSHTSEESSSQSDSSDSEEERATRLAELQEQLKAVHEQLAALSQAPVNKPKKKREKKEKEKKKKEKEKEKDKHKVKTEEEKKIKPAQPAKLVPPKKAPAKKANSTATTTASSTATPAPNSKQPKKGGKQPPTANFDSDEEEEGLPMTYDEKRQLSLDINRLPGEKLGRVVHIIQSREPSLRDSNPDEIEIDFETLKPTTLRELERYVKSCLQKKQRKPFSSGKKQAVKSKEELAQEKKKELEKRLQDVSGQLNNKKPAKKEKSGAAGAGGPSRLSSSSSSSESGSSSSSGSSSDSSDSE, via the exons ATGTCTGCTGCGACCGCCGCTGCCCAGGCCCCCCAAGGGCCGGTGAACCTGCCCCCTCCAGAAGTCACAAACTCCAACAAGCCAGGCCGGAAGACCAACCAGCTGCAGTACATGCAGAATGTGGTGGTGAAGACTCTTTGGAAGCACCAGTTCGCCTGGCCTTTCTACGTACCTGTGGACTGCATCAAGCTCAACCTACCT GACTATCACAAGATAATTAAGAATCCAATGGATATGGGGACAATTAAAAAGAGACTTGAAAATAACTATTATTGGAGTGCGAATGAATGCATGCAAGACTTCAACACCATGTTTACAAACTGTTACATCTACAACAAG gggacactggaggatgTACATTTGGGTATAGACGGGGTGATAAGAGATTTG TCCACAGATGACATCGTTTTAATGGCCCAAGCGTTGGAAAAGATTTTCCTGCAGAAAGTAGCACAGATGCCCCAGGAGGAAGTAGAGTTATTGCCCCCTGTCCCTAAAGGCAAAGGGAAGAAACCAACTCCACCGGCGGCGCAGACCCCAG TCATTGCAGAACCTGAGCCTCCCGTGGAGAAACCACCTCCACCGCCATCTCCCAAACCTGTAGTTGTGGATCGCACTTCCCCAAAATCCACCGTAGTGGAACGTAGTCCCCCCAAGCCTGTCGTAGTGGAGCGCAGTTCCGGAAGAAGATCTGAGCCACCTGTGGAGAGGCGTCGGGAGCGATATAAAG CCGCAAGCCAAGCAGCCGCCATGTCCACCGTCAGCCCAACAGTCCAACTAACCAACATTGCTCCTCTAGTATCCCAGACGCCGGTCATCGCCGCCACTCCTGTGCCAACTATAACGGCAAACGTCGCCCTACCAGCTGCCACCACGGCACCGCAGCCTCCCCCTGCCGCCCCAGTTTCAGTCGCACCAGTGGTTCCACCAGCAGCCCCGGTTATTAAG CAGAAAAAAGGGGTAAAGAGAAAAGCAGACACCACAACGCCCACCACATCTGCCATAACTGCCAGCCGCAGCGAGTCGCCGGTACCGGTCATAGAGCCCAAGCAAGCAAAAGTGTCGAACAGGAGAGAGAGCACGGGCCGCCCCATCAAGCCGCCAAAGAAGGACTTGGAAGATGGGGAGATTCCTCAGCACGCTGGGAAGAAAGGCAAATTGACTGAGCACCTTAAATACTGTGATAGCATCCTGAAGGAGATGCTCTCCAAGAAACATGCGGCTTACGCGTGGCCATTCTACAAACCGGTGGACGCTGAGGCCTTGGAACTGCACGACTATCATGACATTATCAAGCATCCTATGGACCTCAGCACTGTTAAA AAAAAAATGGATGGGCGCGATTACCCGGATGCTCAGGCTTTCGCGGCAGACATACGGTTAATGTTCTCAAACTGTTACAAGTACAACCCACCTGACCACGAGGTGGTCGCAATGGCCAGGAAACTCCAG GATGTTTTTGAGATGAGGTTTGCGAAGATGCCAGATGAGCCGCCGGAGGCCCCCGCACCACCTCCAGCGGCAGCTCCGGTGGTCAGCAAAAGCATGGAGAGCAGCCACACCAGCGAGGAGAGCTCCTCCCAGTCGGACAGTTCGGATTCTGAAGAGGAGAGGGCCACGCGGCTGGCCGAACTGCAGGAGCAG CTGAAAGCCGTACACGAGCAGCTGGCTGCGTTATCCCAGGCCCCGGTCAATAAACCAAAGAAAAAACGCgagaagaaggagaaagagaagaagaaaaaggagaaagagaaggagaaagaCAAGCACAAGGTGAAAACGGAAGAGGAGAAAAAAATCAAGCCAGCGCAACCGGCCAAGCTCGTCCCTCCGAAGAAAGCACCGGCAAAGAAAGCAAACAGCACGGCGACTACCACTGCGTCCAGTACCGCCACCCCAGCCCCAAATAG CAAGCAACCGAAAAAAGGAGGAAAACAGCCTCCAACTGCAAACTTCGACTCCGACGAGGAAGAGGAAGGTCTTCCCATGACCTACGACGAGAAGAGGCAGCTAAGCCTGGACATTAACCGGCTCCCCGGCGAGAAGCTGGGCCGCGTCGTTCACATCATACAATCCCGAGAACCTTCCCTAAGAGACTCCAACCCCGACGAGATAGAAATTGATTTTGAGACCTTGAAACCCACCACTTTGCGGGAACTGGAGCGATACGTCAAGTCGTGTTTGCAGAAAAAGCAAAGGAAGCCTTTCT CCTCGGGGAAGAAGCAAGCCGTAAAGTCCAAGGAGGAGTTGGCTCAGGAAAAGAAAAAGGAGCTGGAGAAGAGACTCCAGGATGTGAGCGGCCAATTAAATAACAAGAAACCCGCAAAAAAAG AGAAGTCTGGCGCAGCGGGAGCCGGCGGCCCATCGCGGCTGAGCAGCAGtagcagttcctcggaatccggaaGCAGCAGTTCCAGCGGCTCGAGCTCTGATAGCAGTGACTCGGAGTAA
- the BRD3 gene encoding bromodomain-containing protein 3 isoform X1, whose protein sequence is MSAATAAAQAPQGPVNLPPPEVTNSNKPGRKTNQLQYMQNVVVKTLWKHQFAWPFYVPVDCIKLNLPDYHKIIKNPMDMGTIKKRLENNYYWSANECMQDFNTMFTNCYIYNKGTLEDVHLGIDGVIRDLSTDDIVLMAQALEKIFLQKVAQMPQEEVELLPPVPKGKGKKPTPPAAQTPVIAEPEPPVEKPPPPPSPKPVVVDRTSPKSTVVERSPPKPVVVERSSGRRSEPPVERRRERYKAASQAAAMSTVSPTVQLTNIAPLVSQTPVIAATPVPTITANVALPAATTAPQPPPAAPVSVAPVVPPAAPVIKQKKGVKRKADTTTPTTSAITASRSESPVPVIEPKQAKVSNRRESTGRPIKPPKKDLEDGEIPQHAGKKGKLTEHLKYCDSILKEMLSKKHAAYAWPFYKPVDAEALELHDYHDIIKHPMDLSTVKKKMDGRDYPDAQAFAADIRLMFSNCYKYNPPDHEVVAMARKLQDVFEMRFAKMPDEPPEAPAPPPAAAPVVSKSMESSHTSEESSSQSDSSDSEEERATRLAELQEQLKAVHEQLAALSQAPVNKPKKKREKKEKEKKKKEKEKEKDKHKVKTEEEKKIKPAQPAKLVPPKKAPAKKANSTATTTASSTATPAPNSKQPKKGGKQPPTANFDSDEEEEGLPMTYDEKRQLSLDINRLPGEKLGRVVHIIQSREPSLRDSNPDEIEIDFETLKPTTLRELERYVKSCLQKKQRKPFSASGKKQAVKSKEELAQEKKKELEKRLQDVSGQLNNKKPAKKEKSGAAGAGGPSRLSSSSSSSESGSSSSSGSSSDSSDSE, encoded by the exons ATGTCTGCTGCGACCGCCGCTGCCCAGGCCCCCCAAGGGCCGGTGAACCTGCCCCCTCCAGAAGTCACAAACTCCAACAAGCCAGGCCGGAAGACCAACCAGCTGCAGTACATGCAGAATGTGGTGGTGAAGACTCTTTGGAAGCACCAGTTCGCCTGGCCTTTCTACGTACCTGTGGACTGCATCAAGCTCAACCTACCT GACTATCACAAGATAATTAAGAATCCAATGGATATGGGGACAATTAAAAAGAGACTTGAAAATAACTATTATTGGAGTGCGAATGAATGCATGCAAGACTTCAACACCATGTTTACAAACTGTTACATCTACAACAAG gggacactggaggatgTACATTTGGGTATAGACGGGGTGATAAGAGATTTG TCCACAGATGACATCGTTTTAATGGCCCAAGCGTTGGAAAAGATTTTCCTGCAGAAAGTAGCACAGATGCCCCAGGAGGAAGTAGAGTTATTGCCCCCTGTCCCTAAAGGCAAAGGGAAGAAACCAACTCCACCGGCGGCGCAGACCCCAG TCATTGCAGAACCTGAGCCTCCCGTGGAGAAACCACCTCCACCGCCATCTCCCAAACCTGTAGTTGTGGATCGCACTTCCCCAAAATCCACCGTAGTGGAACGTAGTCCCCCCAAGCCTGTCGTAGTGGAGCGCAGTTCCGGAAGAAGATCTGAGCCACCTGTGGAGAGGCGTCGGGAGCGATATAAAG CCGCAAGCCAAGCAGCCGCCATGTCCACCGTCAGCCCAACAGTCCAACTAACCAACATTGCTCCTCTAGTATCCCAGACGCCGGTCATCGCCGCCACTCCTGTGCCAACTATAACGGCAAACGTCGCCCTACCAGCTGCCACCACGGCACCGCAGCCTCCCCCTGCCGCCCCAGTTTCAGTCGCACCAGTGGTTCCACCAGCAGCCCCGGTTATTAAG CAGAAAAAAGGGGTAAAGAGAAAAGCAGACACCACAACGCCCACCACATCTGCCATAACTGCCAGCCGCAGCGAGTCGCCGGTACCGGTCATAGAGCCCAAGCAAGCAAAAGTGTCGAACAGGAGAGAGAGCACGGGCCGCCCCATCAAGCCGCCAAAGAAGGACTTGGAAGATGGGGAGATTCCTCAGCACGCTGGGAAGAAAGGCAAATTGACTGAGCACCTTAAATACTGTGATAGCATCCTGAAGGAGATGCTCTCCAAGAAACATGCGGCTTACGCGTGGCCATTCTACAAACCGGTGGACGCTGAGGCCTTGGAACTGCACGACTATCATGACATTATCAAGCATCCTATGGACCTCAGCACTGTTAAA AAAAAAATGGATGGGCGCGATTACCCGGATGCTCAGGCTTTCGCGGCAGACATACGGTTAATGTTCTCAAACTGTTACAAGTACAACCCACCTGACCACGAGGTGGTCGCAATGGCCAGGAAACTCCAG GATGTTTTTGAGATGAGGTTTGCGAAGATGCCAGATGAGCCGCCGGAGGCCCCCGCACCACCTCCAGCGGCAGCTCCGGTGGTCAGCAAAAGCATGGAGAGCAGCCACACCAGCGAGGAGAGCTCCTCCCAGTCGGACAGTTCGGATTCTGAAGAGGAGAGGGCCACGCGGCTGGCCGAACTGCAGGAGCAG CTGAAAGCCGTACACGAGCAGCTGGCTGCGTTATCCCAGGCCCCGGTCAATAAACCAAAGAAAAAACGCgagaagaaggagaaagagaagaagaaaaaggagaaagagaaggagaaagaCAAGCACAAGGTGAAAACGGAAGAGGAGAAAAAAATCAAGCCAGCGCAACCGGCCAAGCTCGTCCCTCCGAAGAAAGCACCGGCAAAGAAAGCAAACAGCACGGCGACTACCACTGCGTCCAGTACCGCCACCCCAGCCCCAAATAG CAAGCAACCGAAAAAAGGAGGAAAACAGCCTCCAACTGCAAACTTCGACTCCGACGAGGAAGAGGAAGGTCTTCCCATGACCTACGACGAGAAGAGGCAGCTAAGCCTGGACATTAACCGGCTCCCCGGCGAGAAGCTGGGCCGCGTCGTTCACATCATACAATCCCGAGAACCTTCCCTAAGAGACTCCAACCCCGACGAGATAGAAATTGATTTTGAGACCTTGAAACCCACCACTTTGCGGGAACTGGAGCGATACGTCAAGTCGTGTTTGCAGAAAAAGCAAAGGAAGCCTTTCT CAGCCTCGGGGAAGAAGCAAGCCGTAAAGTCCAAGGAGGAGTTGGCTCAGGAAAAGAAAAAGGAGCTGGAGAAGAGACTCCAGGATGTGAGCGGCCAATTAAATAACAAGAAACCCGCAAAAAAAG AGAAGTCTGGCGCAGCGGGAGCCGGCGGCCCATCGCGGCTGAGCAGCAGtagcagttcctcggaatccggaaGCAGCAGTTCCAGCGGCTCGAGCTCTGATAGCAGTGACTCGGAGTAA
- the BRD3 gene encoding bromodomain-containing protein 3 isoform X8 has translation MSAATAAAQAPQGPVNLPPPEVTNSNKPGRKTNQLQYMQNVVVKTLWKHQFAWPFYVPVDCIKLNLPDYHKIIKNPMDMGTIKKRLENNYYWSANECMQDFNTMFTNCYIYNKSTDDIVLMAQALEKIFLQKVAQMPQEEVELLPPVPKGKGKKPTPPAAQTPVIAEPEPPVEKPPPPPSPKPVVVDRTSPKSTVVERSPPKPVVVERSSGRRSEPPVERRRERYKAASQAAAMSTVSPTVQLTNIAPLVSQTPVIAATPVPTITANVALPAATTAPQPPPAAPVSVAPVVPPAAPVIKKKGVKRKADTTTPTTSAITASRSESPVPVIEPKQAKVSNRRESTGRPIKPPKKDLEDGEIPQHAGKKGKLTEHLKYCDSILKEMLSKKHAAYAWPFYKPVDAEALELHDYHDIIKHPMDLSTVKKKMDGRDYPDAQAFAADIRLMFSNCYKYNPPDHEVVAMARKLQDVFEMRFAKMPDEPPEAPAPPPAAAPVVSKSMESSHTSEESSSQSDSSDSEEERATRLAELQEQLKAVHEQLAALSQAPVNKPKKKREKKEKEKKKKEKEKEKDKHKVKTEEEKKIKPAQPAKLVPPKKAPAKKANSTATTTASSTATPAPNSKQPKKGGKQPPTANFDSDEEEEGLPMTYDEKRQLSLDINRLPGEKLGRVVHIIQSREPSLRDSNPDEIEIDFETLKPTTLRELERYVKSCLQKKQRKPFSSGKKQAVKSKEELAQEKKKELEKRLQDVSGQLNNKKPAKKEKSGAAGAGGPSRLSSSSSSSESGSSSSSGSSSDSSDSE, from the exons ATGTCTGCTGCGACCGCCGCTGCCCAGGCCCCCCAAGGGCCGGTGAACCTGCCCCCTCCAGAAGTCACAAACTCCAACAAGCCAGGCCGGAAGACCAACCAGCTGCAGTACATGCAGAATGTGGTGGTGAAGACTCTTTGGAAGCACCAGTTCGCCTGGCCTTTCTACGTACCTGTGGACTGCATCAAGCTCAACCTACCT GACTATCACAAGATAATTAAGAATCCAATGGATATGGGGACAATTAAAAAGAGACTTGAAAATAACTATTATTGGAGTGCGAATGAATGCATGCAAGACTTCAACACCATGTTTACAAACTGTTACATCTACAACAAG TCCACAGATGACATCGTTTTAATGGCCCAAGCGTTGGAAAAGATTTTCCTGCAGAAAGTAGCACAGATGCCCCAGGAGGAAGTAGAGTTATTGCCCCCTGTCCCTAAAGGCAAAGGGAAGAAACCAACTCCACCGGCGGCGCAGACCCCAG TCATTGCAGAACCTGAGCCTCCCGTGGAGAAACCACCTCCACCGCCATCTCCCAAACCTGTAGTTGTGGATCGCACTTCCCCAAAATCCACCGTAGTGGAACGTAGTCCCCCCAAGCCTGTCGTAGTGGAGCGCAGTTCCGGAAGAAGATCTGAGCCACCTGTGGAGAGGCGTCGGGAGCGATATAAAG CCGCAAGCCAAGCAGCCGCCATGTCCACCGTCAGCCCAACAGTCCAACTAACCAACATTGCTCCTCTAGTATCCCAGACGCCGGTCATCGCCGCCACTCCTGTGCCAACTATAACGGCAAACGTCGCCCTACCAGCTGCCACCACGGCACCGCAGCCTCCCCCTGCCGCCCCAGTTTCAGTCGCACCAGTGGTTCCACCAGCAGCCCCGGTTATTAAG AAAAAAGGGGTAAAGAGAAAAGCAGACACCACAACGCCCACCACATCTGCCATAACTGCCAGCCGCAGCGAGTCGCCGGTACCGGTCATAGAGCCCAAGCAAGCAAAAGTGTCGAACAGGAGAGAGAGCACGGGCCGCCCCATCAAGCCGCCAAAGAAGGACTTGGAAGATGGGGAGATTCCTCAGCACGCTGGGAAGAAAGGCAAATTGACTGAGCACCTTAAATACTGTGATAGCATCCTGAAGGAGATGCTCTCCAAGAAACATGCGGCTTACGCGTGGCCATTCTACAAACCGGTGGACGCTGAGGCCTTGGAACTGCACGACTATCATGACATTATCAAGCATCCTATGGACCTCAGCACTGTTAAA AAAAAAATGGATGGGCGCGATTACCCGGATGCTCAGGCTTTCGCGGCAGACATACGGTTAATGTTCTCAAACTGTTACAAGTACAACCCACCTGACCACGAGGTGGTCGCAATGGCCAGGAAACTCCAG GATGTTTTTGAGATGAGGTTTGCGAAGATGCCAGATGAGCCGCCGGAGGCCCCCGCACCACCTCCAGCGGCAGCTCCGGTGGTCAGCAAAAGCATGGAGAGCAGCCACACCAGCGAGGAGAGCTCCTCCCAGTCGGACAGTTCGGATTCTGAAGAGGAGAGGGCCACGCGGCTGGCCGAACTGCAGGAGCAG CTGAAAGCCGTACACGAGCAGCTGGCTGCGTTATCCCAGGCCCCGGTCAATAAACCAAAGAAAAAACGCgagaagaaggagaaagagaagaagaaaaaggagaaagagaaggagaaagaCAAGCACAAGGTGAAAACGGAAGAGGAGAAAAAAATCAAGCCAGCGCAACCGGCCAAGCTCGTCCCTCCGAAGAAAGCACCGGCAAAGAAAGCAAACAGCACGGCGACTACCACTGCGTCCAGTACCGCCACCCCAGCCCCAAATAG CAAGCAACCGAAAAAAGGAGGAAAACAGCCTCCAACTGCAAACTTCGACTCCGACGAGGAAGAGGAAGGTCTTCCCATGACCTACGACGAGAAGAGGCAGCTAAGCCTGGACATTAACCGGCTCCCCGGCGAGAAGCTGGGCCGCGTCGTTCACATCATACAATCCCGAGAACCTTCCCTAAGAGACTCCAACCCCGACGAGATAGAAATTGATTTTGAGACCTTGAAACCCACCACTTTGCGGGAACTGGAGCGATACGTCAAGTCGTGTTTGCAGAAAAAGCAAAGGAAGCCTTTCT CCTCGGGGAAGAAGCAAGCCGTAAAGTCCAAGGAGGAGTTGGCTCAGGAAAAGAAAAAGGAGCTGGAGAAGAGACTCCAGGATGTGAGCGGCCAATTAAATAACAAGAAACCCGCAAAAAAAG AGAAGTCTGGCGCAGCGGGAGCCGGCGGCCCATCGCGGCTGAGCAGCAGtagcagttcctcggaatccggaaGCAGCAGTTCCAGCGGCTCGAGCTCTGATAGCAGTGACTCGGAGTAA
- the BRD3 gene encoding bromodomain-containing protein 3 isoform X5 produces the protein MSAATAAAQAPQGPVNLPPPEVTNSNKPGRKTNQLQYMQNVVVKTLWKHQFAWPFYVPVDCIKLNLPDYHKIIKNPMDMGTIKKRLENNYYWSANECMQDFNTMFTNCYIYNKSTDDIVLMAQALEKIFLQKVAQMPQEEVELLPPVPKGKGKKPTPPAAQTPVIAEPEPPVEKPPPPPSPKPVVVDRTSPKSTVVERSPPKPVVVERSSGRRSEPPVERRRERYKAASQAAAMSTVSPTVQLTNIAPLVSQTPVIAATPVPTITANVALPAATTAPQPPPAAPVSVAPVVPPAAPVIKQKKGVKRKADTTTPTTSAITASRSESPVPVIEPKQAKVSNRRESTGRPIKPPKKDLEDGEIPQHAGKKGKLTEHLKYCDSILKEMLSKKHAAYAWPFYKPVDAEALELHDYHDIIKHPMDLSTVKKKMDGRDYPDAQAFAADIRLMFSNCYKYNPPDHEVVAMARKLQDVFEMRFAKMPDEPPEAPAPPPAAAPVVSKSMESSHTSEESSSQSDSSDSEEERATRLAELQEQLKAVHEQLAALSQAPVNKPKKKREKKEKEKKKKEKEKEKDKHKVKTEEEKKIKPAQPAKLVPPKKAPAKKANSTATTTASSTATPAPNSKQPKKGGKQPPTANFDSDEEEEGLPMTYDEKRQLSLDINRLPGEKLGRVVHIIQSREPSLRDSNPDEIEIDFETLKPTTLRELERYVKSCLQKKQRKPFSASGKKQAVKSKEELAQEKKKELEKRLQDVSGQLNNKKPAKKEKSGAAGAGGPSRLSSSSSSSESGSSSSSGSSSDSSDSE, from the exons ATGTCTGCTGCGACCGCCGCTGCCCAGGCCCCCCAAGGGCCGGTGAACCTGCCCCCTCCAGAAGTCACAAACTCCAACAAGCCAGGCCGGAAGACCAACCAGCTGCAGTACATGCAGAATGTGGTGGTGAAGACTCTTTGGAAGCACCAGTTCGCCTGGCCTTTCTACGTACCTGTGGACTGCATCAAGCTCAACCTACCT GACTATCACAAGATAATTAAGAATCCAATGGATATGGGGACAATTAAAAAGAGACTTGAAAATAACTATTATTGGAGTGCGAATGAATGCATGCAAGACTTCAACACCATGTTTACAAACTGTTACATCTACAACAAG TCCACAGATGACATCGTTTTAATGGCCCAAGCGTTGGAAAAGATTTTCCTGCAGAAAGTAGCACAGATGCCCCAGGAGGAAGTAGAGTTATTGCCCCCTGTCCCTAAAGGCAAAGGGAAGAAACCAACTCCACCGGCGGCGCAGACCCCAG TCATTGCAGAACCTGAGCCTCCCGTGGAGAAACCACCTCCACCGCCATCTCCCAAACCTGTAGTTGTGGATCGCACTTCCCCAAAATCCACCGTAGTGGAACGTAGTCCCCCCAAGCCTGTCGTAGTGGAGCGCAGTTCCGGAAGAAGATCTGAGCCACCTGTGGAGAGGCGTCGGGAGCGATATAAAG CCGCAAGCCAAGCAGCCGCCATGTCCACCGTCAGCCCAACAGTCCAACTAACCAACATTGCTCCTCTAGTATCCCAGACGCCGGTCATCGCCGCCACTCCTGTGCCAACTATAACGGCAAACGTCGCCCTACCAGCTGCCACCACGGCACCGCAGCCTCCCCCTGCCGCCCCAGTTTCAGTCGCACCAGTGGTTCCACCAGCAGCCCCGGTTATTAAG CAGAAAAAAGGGGTAAAGAGAAAAGCAGACACCACAACGCCCACCACATCTGCCATAACTGCCAGCCGCAGCGAGTCGCCGGTACCGGTCATAGAGCCCAAGCAAGCAAAAGTGTCGAACAGGAGAGAGAGCACGGGCCGCCCCATCAAGCCGCCAAAGAAGGACTTGGAAGATGGGGAGATTCCTCAGCACGCTGGGAAGAAAGGCAAATTGACTGAGCACCTTAAATACTGTGATAGCATCCTGAAGGAGATGCTCTCCAAGAAACATGCGGCTTACGCGTGGCCATTCTACAAACCGGTGGACGCTGAGGCCTTGGAACTGCACGACTATCATGACATTATCAAGCATCCTATGGACCTCAGCACTGTTAAA AAAAAAATGGATGGGCGCGATTACCCGGATGCTCAGGCTTTCGCGGCAGACATACGGTTAATGTTCTCAAACTGTTACAAGTACAACCCACCTGACCACGAGGTGGTCGCAATGGCCAGGAAACTCCAG GATGTTTTTGAGATGAGGTTTGCGAAGATGCCAGATGAGCCGCCGGAGGCCCCCGCACCACCTCCAGCGGCAGCTCCGGTGGTCAGCAAAAGCATGGAGAGCAGCCACACCAGCGAGGAGAGCTCCTCCCAGTCGGACAGTTCGGATTCTGAAGAGGAGAGGGCCACGCGGCTGGCCGAACTGCAGGAGCAG CTGAAAGCCGTACACGAGCAGCTGGCTGCGTTATCCCAGGCCCCGGTCAATAAACCAAAGAAAAAACGCgagaagaaggagaaagagaagaagaaaaaggagaaagagaaggagaaagaCAAGCACAAGGTGAAAACGGAAGAGGAGAAAAAAATCAAGCCAGCGCAACCGGCCAAGCTCGTCCCTCCGAAGAAAGCACCGGCAAAGAAAGCAAACAGCACGGCGACTACCACTGCGTCCAGTACCGCCACCCCAGCCCCAAATAG CAAGCAACCGAAAAAAGGAGGAAAACAGCCTCCAACTGCAAACTTCGACTCCGACGAGGAAGAGGAAGGTCTTCCCATGACCTACGACGAGAAGAGGCAGCTAAGCCTGGACATTAACCGGCTCCCCGGCGAGAAGCTGGGCCGCGTCGTTCACATCATACAATCCCGAGAACCTTCCCTAAGAGACTCCAACCCCGACGAGATAGAAATTGATTTTGAGACCTTGAAACCCACCACTTTGCGGGAACTGGAGCGATACGTCAAGTCGTGTTTGCAGAAAAAGCAAAGGAAGCCTTTCT CAGCCTCGGGGAAGAAGCAAGCCGTAAAGTCCAAGGAGGAGTTGGCTCAGGAAAAGAAAAAGGAGCTGGAGAAGAGACTCCAGGATGTGAGCGGCCAATTAAATAACAAGAAACCCGCAAAAAAAG AGAAGTCTGGCGCAGCGGGAGCCGGCGGCCCATCGCGGCTGAGCAGCAGtagcagttcctcggaatccggaaGCAGCAGTTCCAGCGGCTCGAGCTCTGATAGCAGTGACTCGGAGTAA